The region CCAAGGGATGACTACAAAGAAATCTTGGATCTCTGTCTGTTAATACTTGGAAAACTGCCTGATCAAGAAgagaaaaattatcatttcaagATCCCTGGTGCTTATCACATGGCTCGCTGGATGGCCAaggttatttattgttttaagatttatttatttcgtgaAGAGTTCAAGTTGACCacaaaagaggaaaaaaatctCTGTGAATTTTGCTTATTTGCTAGTCTGGTTTATGTAAAATCTTGGATATCATGCACAAATGCCAGCGATGCTCCAGTTAATGACTTGTTTCTGTTTCAGCAACTTAAGCAGTTTGCAgttgtgaataaaacgatttCCGAAGCAGCAGTCGAGAACTTTCAAAACCATTTGTGGTACCAGAATTGGTCCCACTAgcttttgttttcaaacaaacttCAAACGGAAGAGAAGCGAAAAATGATTTCCAACATGAAATTTCACGGTGAGAACTGGTCTGAAAGGTTGATCAAATTAAAGAACATTGAAAGTCTTGAGAAGAAATCTCTGGACATGCTGGTGACATCAGTTTCAGCAAGTGCGTTGCGGTCAATGAAGGTTGATATTGATTTTCTGTTCAACAACGATCCAGCTACCTGGAATGATTCCCCAGAATACCAAGaaggaaaaaatttagtatattcaTTGAAAGTAGTAAATGATGCTGCCGAACGATCTGTGGCTTTAATGTCGATGTTTAATGAATCGATTACAAGGAATGAATCTGAAATGCAGAGGTTAATTCAGGTGGTTGAGGATCACAGAAAGCGAGTGCCAGATGCCAGAAAGTGTACTCTGAAGAGTTATAGTCCTCGCTAGCATTAACATTGCACGAACTATAACATTAcgataattaaatgttaattgctcatatgtttttttgtttataattcgtATTTTAATCAATGACAAAGAGTCAAAAATCCtagtgttttattttggaaaaattctgaTATAACAAAAACCGCAGAACTTTAGTCGTATTgcagtattttatttcattaatttctctGCTAATAAACCAGTCTAAAGTGGATGTGGATTGTAATTTGTAttcagaatttaatatttagagataattaaaactgatcaaatctgaaaaatctaattaaccgggttttagaaatttgtggaactttgttactttttccatgtttttcacatttttcgtaaaactttatggtcattgagcatcccctaaacattatctgattggaaagattttttgcaCAGTTAATTACTATGtcaaatggcacaaaataaacaactatgcaatcaaatctgaaaaaaaaaatttttttggacagccctaatatatatatatatatatatatatatatatatatatatatatatatatatatatatatatatatatatatatatatatatatatatatattataatagtaaaagattTAACAGGTTTTTTCAATCtgattatagattttttttaatgaatataataGACAAATCGTTTGGCTTCTGTTGGTGGCATTAGTTGCAATCAAATGACAAGAGATGTTATgagttgtttattttcaaagtcTCTTAGTTTATTATATTCAGGACAAGGTCGAAAAGGAAAGAAATCTTTTGTAAAACTGAAATGTTACAGAGCTGTAATAGGTTGttgaagtttttctttttttatttatatattatctattatatcTTGGTAGCGGAGTGTGACGTCTTCAATTATGATTGGCTTGGttctaaatactttaaatttttgattctAAATGATGTCAATctctattttatattagaatGTACttgaaattaaactttaaaataaattttatgttgatATGTTTTTGGCTTTGATcatgtaataaaaaactttatgctTGTTTGTAGCTGTTGTTATGAAACAGTTTCCTGATTCGACGGAAGCcaaaatcaaaatgaaaattaGCAGTTTTCTAGCACAAGCTGTAGATCGAGATGGAGGcagaaaaaaaagtagtatCTGCAAAAGTAGTGGTGTTGAACTTGAGGCAAATGTGTTGGATACTCAACAGCCTAatgaaatttaagaaatgatacaaaattatttgtttactgtttatttgtctttcagattttttctttctctTACGAGCTATTTTAGaaacaatatgaaaatttttaatataataattgcttcatataaaaattattatgaaaattttttttcataaattctatgcttttttaactaaaaattaaaaagttgctattattattattaaaaaacttttacaagttttttgataatagttttatatatatgtatatatatgtgtgtgtgtgtgtgtgtgtgtgtgtgtgtgtgtgtgtgtgtgtgtgtgtgtgtgtgtgtgtgtgtgtgtgtgtgtacgtAAATACGTAAACAATTTTATCGCTGGGATTCaagaaaatatagtttttctttCCGAGTTGCTGACATGTGAAACAATATGACCTTGTATGCTgtgaatgcaaaaaaatattttattatttaaaaataagattaacTCTTTTGActtgaacaaatatttattctaaaaggaacaactatttgtttttttataattttgtttctttataatatttgtaattttataattttgttattggtTCTGTGgtgcatttttgaaaatttatttatgggCACGCTGTTAGTGTCCATCTTTGTAATGGCTGTcgtgtcctttagaacatgtatttgatgtttctaataaatatttatatatatatatatatatacacatatatatatatgtgtttatatatatacatatatatacatatatatgtatgtatatatatatgtatatatatatacatatatatatatatatatatatatatatatacacatatacaatatacacatatacaatatacacacatacaatatatacacatacaatatacacacatacaatatacacatatacaatatacacacataaaatatacacatatacaatatacacatatacaatatacacacatacaatatacacacatacaatatacacatatacaatatacacatatacaatatacacatatacatacaacCTTGCGAATTAGAAAAACTAAGGTTGGCAATAATTGCTGATTCTTGGTTTTTCTAATTTGAAGTTCATAATTTGCCTGTTTTAGGTTGGTGTCAGATCagctaaaacagtttttaataaaagtttaattttaaattaggaaCCCCCAACACCTCCCGGTTGTTATTTATGCTGACtctgctatttttttttaatatatagcgATCTTTGATGATCTGAATGATGTAACAACCTGAAATTTGGTACATTGCATAGCAGATTTAGATatcaaatacaaaaagaaaatttagagaACTTTAAACTACATGTAAATTGAGCAATATTCATAATTAGGGGGTATTTTAATGATCGAAATGGTAGTGTCATCTTGACAATGTTTTTTGAGGCataattcaaaaatgaaaatttagaaaagttttgtacGAATGCGtacgaaattttttaaaaaaaaacttacaattgCGTATAAGCAAGGGAGGGGTGTTAAAGAGAGTGAGTACGTACGTGGTTTGACTATCTCTCTTTctcctaaagatttttttctttcttttgattttttttttcttgattttttataaaaacattgaattcacgagtgtaaaaaaaaaattaatttttttttttcacaactgttttctatatttctttataaataattaagagagaaaaagttttgttgttattgttaatgTTTTGCAATATTCATGCGTTGGTGAAGGAGGGGAGGGAGtcttaattttgtataaataatgcGTATATACGCAGAGGGGGGAGTTAAAAACATTCAAGAGCGTGCAAAGAGGGTATCCTAAATCAGTGGTTTTCTGTGTACGTATTatatggatggcccctaatCTAAATTATATTAcgaaatttttctatttttttattgtttagataatgtttaaacaaaaaaaagccaATAGATATGCAGCTCGATCAAACTTTATCAGAAGAAATGTTAAGAAGCATTTAGAAGAATTAGAAACTCAAAATAGTAGcttgcaaataaaattgcaagACTTGCAACAAAATGAAAGTTTACCTTGCTCTAGCAGCATTGAGAGTAAGCATACATAGTATATTTGCTAATTCTTACATTAACAgtgaaaagttattttagtatattatataacgatttttatactttatatatcaaattatttagaatatttggtaGACGAGAGCGAAGTTATAGATTTTGATATTGTCGATGATCGATGTAAAAACGAAGCTATTGGTTTCGAGGTAGAtacaaataatgttaaatttacTAATGGTTCTTTTTCTCAATTGAGTTCATCTGATGAGAATGATGACAATGACTATTACCCATCTTGTTCAAGTGAAGGTGATGCAAACGAgcataataaaagtttacagGATTTGCTTGCAACTTGGTCTGTAAAGCATAACACAAGACATACTGCTTTATCtgatttattactaatattaggTCGATATCATTCCTTACCAAAAGATGCTAgaactgttttaaaaactaagaaGCTTGCTGATATAATCCCAATGTATGATATCCACAACAATTGCGGTGAATATGTTTATTTAGGacttgaaaaacaattaataaaattattggaaagtgcaaataaagtaacaacttgtGGAGACTGTTGTTTGAAACTTCAGTTTAACATTGATGGATTGCCACTATTTAAAAGTTCTGCAAAGCAATTTTGGCCAATACTTTGTTCAGTAAATTATGATGGAACTATCTATAAACCTTTTGTAGTTAGCTTGTTTTGTGGAAATAGTAAACCAATTACAGCGGaagtttttttatctgattTCGTTGCggagtttaaaaaacttaaggaTCATGGATTTGTAGCAGCATGTTCCTTTTTTACCATAGCTGTGAATGCTTTTATATGCGATGCACCTGCTCGGGCATTTGTTAAAGGTATAACAAGCCACAATGGCTATTATGGATGCAAAAGGTGTATTCAAGTTGGAGAATATGTTCAAAGAAGAGTTACATTTCCAGAGTTTAATGCAGAAAAGCGAACAGATACCTCATTTATTAATCGTCAACAAAAACAGCATCATCAAAAGAATATTATATCATCACTTCTGGAGCTTAATACTGGACATGTTTCTCAATTTCCTTTGAAATTTATGCATCTTGTATGCCTTGGCGCGACTcgaaaattgttattgtattggCTTCGTGGCTcatgaaatgttaaaataagtGTAGGAAATGCTGATACTATATCTAATAATATGATTAGCTTGGTAAATTGTATTCCTTGTGAGTTTTCCAGAAAACCACGGTCTCTTAAAGAAATAAGTTGATGGAAAGCTACTgaatttagactttttttatgttatgttgGTCCGGTTGTTTTAAGAAATCACTTACCGTCGAATATATACCAtcattttatgcttttaaatgTTGATACTTCTAATAATTACTGTAATTATGctgaaaaactgttaaaaatttttgttaaggaACTCTCAAGTTTGTATGGTGATAGTTCATTAAGTTACACTATGCATAGTCTTATTCATATATGTGATGATGTTAGGCTTTTTGATGCTCTTGATAATTATAGTGCATTCCCATTTGAAAACATGCTTGGTTCACTGAAAAAAATGGTAAGAACTGGCCGATTTCCACTCAGACAATTGTGTCAGCGTTTATCTGagcaaagttttgttttttcagatGAACCGCCATCATTAAAACCTTCATTGTGTAAAACTCACCACCAAAGTCCAACCCTTACCTTTACAGGAATACAGTATAAACAACTTAATTTTGctggttgttttttttccacTGAGAATGCAAACAGATGCGCTTTATTAAATGATGGAAAAGTTATTGtaatttgcaatattattgACTCAGAGCATGATGGAATAGTTATCATTTGTCGCATTTTTAAAACgatgaaaaatttttacagcTATCCATGTGAGTCATCAaaacttaatgttttcaaaGTTGATCAGTTGTCAGAACAATATTCATATTTTCCGTTATCgtcaatctttaaaaaatgcttattgctgcagagaaaaaaattttttatagcttttccttttcttcattgtttaaagtttatataagattttttttaacatttatttataaagattttgttgtagtttatttaaaaaaattatacattattatgcTTTAAAATGacttaatttattaactaatttgtCTACAAATAAGTAGTTTtcatatatttgatatatttttataccttAAGtatttcgtacataaacttgatgaaatatatataaaatacaaaaaaatgaatataagaactaagtatatattataatataaattattaactatgtattacaatataacatataaattagtaaaaatagaaaaacagcaaatatatattaattataatatctaattataatatattatattataattatatatattataatatattaaaatacgattataattatgtattaatatattatttataatatattaaaattatggcACTATATATATAGTGCCAGTTAGACGAAAACACATTTAAACTCATGGCAATTTAATAATCATTATTGCCATCTAGATCAAGATCGTCTTCATGGTGATCCTCGTCATCGTCTTTGCTTAAATTGATCAATCCAGCTTACGTATCATAGGTTTGTATCATAGGTTTGTATCATCCcttcaaaaactattttcatagttttaacagtgtttaaaatttgaagtaCATTAAAGAATAGAATTATAACCTGAATTTGATTTTAGTTAAACAAAGAAGTTAATACTTTACCAACAACAAGTTGACATAAAGCAGTGTCTTTAAATGGAAGTTTTTTGAGCGTGCCTTTTCCATCCATACTTAAATGCGAcataacaaaattagaaaaaagttgtttcaagAGATTTTTTGAAGTATCGTCAGTAGATGTTCCCCCAATTCGTGAAAGAAGGTGAAACTACAACTTTTTTCTGCTTAGGCGCTGACCTCAAAACAAATACGCACGgaaaagtaacaataaaaaaaacgtatttataacaacaataacctaaatttatttaaacagcaACTTTTACATCAAGACTGGagctatataaactttaatgagGATATAAACATCatctataaatctttttttaat is a window of Hydra vulgaris chromosome 15, alternate assembly HydraT2T_AEP DNA encoding:
- the LOC136091518 gene encoding uncharacterized protein LOC136091518 — encoded protein: MFVSIQYDMKKILNRLKQIETQVGSISNNSAIGMTVKPDINRWNQLPLLTDDDLVLLEETLCNKGMLESLIMFKQKKANRYAARSNFIRRNVKKHLEELETQNSSLQIKLQDLQQNESLPCSSSIEKYLVDESEVIDFDIVDDRCKNEAIGFEVDTNNVKFTNGSFSQLSSSDENDDNDYYPSCSSEGDANEHNKSLQDLLATWSVKHNTRHTALSDLLLILGRYHSLPKDARTVLKTKKLADIIPMYDIHNNCGEYVYLGLEKQLIKLLESANKVTTCGDCCLKLQFNIDGLPLFKSSAKQFWPILCSVNYDGTIYKPFVVSLFCGNSKPITAEVFLSDFVAEFKKLKDHGFVAACSFFTIAVNAFICDAPARAFVKGITSHNGYYGCKRCIQVGEYVQRRVTFPEFNAEKRTDTSFINRQQKQHHQKNIISSLLELNTGHVSQFPLKFMHLVCLGATRKLLLYWLRGS